One genomic window of Halovivax cerinus includes the following:
- a CDS encoding ATP-binding protein — protein sequence MSSILSGDPVFWLYVAAFSLAAIACFVSLGQFRTIDDTDTRRGLVALLATSGGWAASQVGYLVAPTARLTLVSYVGGLVLGFSAVGAWLYFCSAYTGRSYHRNPTYRRLGAGVIVAVVGLKVTNPIHQGYFSTVEATTPFPHLAIQTGPLHWTAMGLAYAVTFVGFFMLFELFTAVDHDSRPLLVLVGLTGLPVAADVAGYTTPHLVDMTYEPLGVAAFAVGVAFVYLDRFEAIRVAGERETPLVSLGSDGTIRETNLAARDLFPELMGARGRSIGEVLPTVADRLQSDEPIVAVQTATSRRFYRVTESPIGSDRADLGGTLVFTDVTEREEYRRELERQNERLDRFAGMVSHDLRNPLNVAKGRLDIALETKSDAGETDPDDETLSEVAAALDRMDSLIDDVLALAREGTPVESRTTVTLSTMALECWDMVDGPNADLSVESDGVFAADPDRLKRLFENLFRNAVDHAGDDVSIRVGALADGSGFFVADDGPGIPPADRDEVFEEGVSTDPDGTGFGLAIVSEIVAAHGWSIEVTESEAGGARFEVSGVTARDRSTEQESVSA from the coding sequence GTGAGCAGTATTCTGTCGGGTGACCCGGTCTTCTGGCTGTACGTGGCCGCGTTTTCGCTCGCCGCGATCGCTTGCTTCGTGAGTCTGGGTCAGTTCAGGACCATCGACGATACCGACACCCGACGCGGTCTCGTTGCGCTCTTGGCGACAAGCGGTGGCTGGGCTGCCTCGCAGGTCGGGTATCTCGTCGCACCCACCGCTCGCCTCACACTCGTGAGTTACGTCGGCGGACTCGTCCTCGGATTCAGCGCGGTCGGCGCCTGGTTGTACTTCTGTTCGGCCTACACCGGACGCAGTTACCACCGCAACCCGACGTATCGCCGCCTTGGAGCCGGCGTCATCGTGGCCGTCGTCGGTCTGAAGGTCACGAATCCGATCCACCAGGGCTACTTCTCGACCGTCGAAGCGACGACCCCGTTTCCGCACCTCGCCATCCAGACGGGGCCGCTCCACTGGACCGCGATGGGTCTCGCCTACGCGGTTACCTTCGTCGGCTTCTTCATGCTCTTCGAACTCTTTACCGCGGTCGACCACGACTCGCGACCCCTCCTGGTCCTGGTCGGGCTGACCGGCCTCCCCGTCGCCGCCGACGTCGCCGGATACACGACTCCCCACCTCGTGGACATGACCTACGAACCGCTCGGCGTGGCCGCGTTCGCGGTCGGCGTCGCGTTCGTCTATCTCGATCGGTTCGAGGCGATCAGGGTCGCCGGCGAACGCGAGACGCCGCTCGTCTCGCTGGGGAGCGACGGGACGATCCGCGAGACGAACCTCGCGGCCAGGGATCTCTTCCCCGAACTGATGGGCGCTCGGGGGCGATCGATCGGAGAGGTCCTCCCGACAGTGGCGGACCGCCTCCAGAGTGACGAGCCGATCGTGGCGGTTCAGACCGCTACCTCCCGCCGCTTTTACAGAGTGACCGAGAGTCCCATCGGAAGCGACAGGGCCGACCTCGGCGGGACACTGGTATTCACCGACGTGACCGAGCGCGAGGAGTACCGACGCGAACTGGAACGCCAGAACGAGCGACTCGACAGGTTCGCCGGTATGGTGAGCCACGACCTTCGGAACCCACTGAACGTCGCGAAGGGGCGGCTGGACATCGCCCTGGAGACGAAATCGGACGCGGGTGAGACAGATCCGGACGATGAGACGCTTTCAGAGGTTGCGGCCGCGCTCGATCGAATGGATTCGTTGATCGACGACGTTCTCGCGCTCGCGAGAGAGGGAACCCCGGTCGAATCGCGAACCACGGTGACGCTGTCTACGATGGCACTCGAGTGCTGGGACATGGTCGACGGTCCGAACGCCGACCTCTCCGTCGAGTCCGACGGCGTGTTCGCCGCGGATCCCGACCGACTCAAGCGCCTCTTCGAGAACCTGTTCCGGAACGCAGTCGATCACGCGGGTGACGACGTGTCGATCCGCGTCGGTGCCCTCGCCGACGGGTCGGGATTCTTCGTCGCGGACGACGGCCCCGGGATCCCGCCGGCCGACCGAGACGAGGTCTTCGAGGAGGGCGTGTCGACGGATCCCGACGGAACCGGATTCGGGTTGGCGATCGTCTCGGAGATCGTGGCCGCTCACGGGTGGTCGATCGAGGTGACCGAGAGCGAGGCCGGCGGTGCCCGGTTCGAGGTATCCGGTGTGACAGCACGAGACCGATCGACCGAACAGGAATCCGTATCGGCGTAG
- a CDS encoding 2-oxoacid:acceptor oxidoreductase subunit alpha produces the protein MTTDELIWRIAGGSGDGIDSTSQNFATALMRSGLDVFTHRHYPSRIRGGHTYVEIRAAGHEVQSRGDGYNFLLALGDSFARNPQDDAYYGNEELKPLSENLDELNEGGVIVYDEGLLDDEDVAEIDLEERAEENGWHVYPVDLRGLAKEHGREVMRNTAGVGITAGLIDMDIEHIEDLMEDAMSGDVLEANLEILREAYGMVDEFDTTHELTVPTGAHDTGQALLSGSNAIAYGAIDAGCRFISGYPMTPWTDVFTILSQNFPDMGGVAEQVEDEIAAAALAVGASHAGAKAMSGSSGGGFALMSEPLGLAEMTETPIVLLESMRAGPSTGMPTKPEQGDLEHVLYTSQGDSSRVVFAPGNVEEAYEQTRLAFEIAYDYQIPTILIYDQKLSGENTNVDVEFFDREPAPDLGSTLTEDELKEAAHDASGKFERFSYDGEDGVSPRSIPGQKGGRFLATGNEHTPSGHISEDADNRVLQMNRRLEKLDVIREELDEGETNQTYVGPDDADYGLITWGSSQGAVFEAVDRMNDAGHSIKAVSVSDMMPLAESELVAFIESVDEAMVIEMNATAQFRGLIQKELGRYGEKLTSLLKYNGNPFEPAEIVESCEIRLDGGAGEPSAQVRIEPAAGD, from the coding sequence ATGACTACCGACGAACTCATCTGGCGAATCGCGGGCGGTTCCGGCGACGGGATCGACTCGACGAGCCAGAACTTCGCGACGGCCCTGATGCGCTCGGGCCTCGACGTCTTCACCCACCGCCACTATCCCTCGCGGATTCGCGGCGGTCACACGTACGTCGAGATTCGGGCGGCGGGCCACGAGGTACAGTCACGGGGCGACGGGTACAACTTCCTGCTCGCGCTTGGCGACTCGTTCGCGCGAAACCCACAGGACGACGCCTACTACGGCAACGAGGAGTTGAAGCCGCTGTCGGAGAATCTCGACGAGCTCAACGAAGGCGGCGTCATCGTCTACGACGAGGGGCTGCTGGACGACGAGGACGTCGCCGAAATCGACCTGGAGGAGCGTGCCGAGGAGAACGGCTGGCACGTCTACCCCGTCGACCTTCGCGGCCTGGCGAAAGAGCACGGTCGAGAGGTCATGCGCAACACCGCCGGCGTCGGGATCACGGCCGGCCTCATCGACATGGACATCGAGCACATCGAGGACCTGATGGAGGATGCCATGTCGGGCGACGTACTGGAGGCCAACCTGGAGATCCTCCGCGAGGCCTACGGGATGGTCGACGAGTTCGACACCACACACGAACTCACCGTCCCCACAGGAGCGCACGACACCGGGCAGGCGCTGCTGTCGGGCTCGAACGCCATCGCGTACGGCGCCATCGACGCCGGCTGTCGCTTCATCTCCGGCTACCCGATGACGCCCTGGACGGACGTCTTCACCATCCTCAGCCAGAACTTCCCCGATATGGGCGGCGTCGCCGAACAGGTCGAAGACGAGATCGCCGCGGCAGCACTCGCCGTGGGCGCCAGTCACGCGGGCGCGAAAGCCATGTCCGGCTCCTCGGGGGGCGGCTTCGCCCTCATGAGCGAGCCGCTCGGCCTCGCCGAGATGACCGAGACGCCGATCGTCCTGCTCGAATCCATGCGCGCCGGCCCGTCGACAGGGATGCCGACGAAACCCGAACAGGGCGACCTAGAGCACGTCCTCTATACGAGCCAGGGCGACTCCTCGCGGGTCGTCTTCGCACCCGGCAACGTCGAGGAAGCGTACGAACAGACCCGCCTCGCCTTCGAGATCGCCTACGACTACCAGATCCCGACGATCCTGATCTACGACCAGAAGCTCTCGGGCGAGAACACCAACGTCGACGTCGAGTTCTTCGACCGCGAACCCGCGCCGGACCTCGGCTCGACGCTCACCGAAGACGAGCTCAAAGAAGCGGCACACGACGCCTCGGGCAAGTTCGAACGGTTCAGCTACGACGGCGAAGACGGCGTCAGTCCGCGATCGATCCCCGGCCAGAAGGGCGGGCGCTTCCTCGCGACGGGCAACGAGCACACCCCGAGCGGTCACATCAGCGAGGACGCGGACAATCGCGTCCTGCAGATGAACCGCCGACTCGAGAAACTAGACGTCATCCGCGAGGAGTTAGACGAGGGCGAAACCAACCAGACCTACGTCGGACCAGACGACGCCGACTACGGTCTCATCACCTGGGGCTCCAGTCAGGGTGCCGTCTTCGAGGCCGTCGATCGCATGAACGACGCTGGTCACTCGATCAAGGCGGTAAGCGTCTCCGACATGATGCCGCTGGCCGAGAGCGAACTCGTCGCGTTCATCGAGAGCGTCGACGAGGCGATGGTGATCGAGATGAACGCCACCGCACAGTTCCGCGGGTTGATCCAGAAGGAGCTCGGCCGCTACGGCGAGAAGCTCACCAGCCTGCTGAAGTACAACGGTAACCCGTTCGAACCCGCCGAGATCGTCGAGTCGTGCGAGATTCGGCTCGACGGTGGCGCGGGCGAACCCTCCGCACAGGTCCGGATCGAACCGGCCGCAGGTGATTGA
- a CDS encoding thiamine pyrophosphate-dependent enzyme: MSAFNAIGDDREIDRDEYTPEVEPQPTWCPGCGDFSVLKALKQALPEVGRTPDETLLVTGIGCSGKLSSYLDSYGFHSIHGRSLPVARAAKLANPELQVIAAGGDGDGYGIGGNHFIHSARENHDITYIVFNNEVFGLTKGQTSPTSPKGHKSKTQPSGSAKDPLRPLSLGLNAGASYVARTAAVNPNQAKEILVEAMEHDGFSHVDFLTQCPTWNKDARQYVPYVDVQESDDYDFDVTDRREAADMMYETESALYEGTVLTGRYYVDEERPSYQEEKRAVGELPDEPVAERYFDEDAEWERSYDLLERHT; the protein is encoded by the coding sequence ATGAGCGCGTTCAACGCAATCGGCGACGACCGCGAGATCGACCGCGACGAGTACACCCCCGAAGTCGAACCACAGCCGACCTGGTGTCCGGGCTGTGGCGACTTCAGCGTCCTCAAAGCGCTGAAACAGGCGCTCCCCGAAGTCGGACGCACTCCCGACGAGACCCTGCTGGTGACGGGGATCGGCTGTTCGGGCAAGCTGAGTAGCTACCTCGACTCCTACGGCTTTCACTCCATCCACGGCCGCTCACTGCCGGTCGCCCGCGCCGCGAAGCTGGCCAACCCCGAGCTGCAGGTCATCGCCGCCGGCGGCGACGGTGACGGCTACGGCATCGGCGGCAACCACTTCATCCACTCGGCGCGCGAGAACCACGACATCACGTACATCGTGTTCAACAACGAGGTGTTCGGACTGACGAAGGGCCAGACATCGCCAACGAGCCCGAAGGGACACAAGTCGAAGACCCAGCCATCCGGAAGCGCGAAAGACCCGCTCCGACCGCTCTCGCTGGGGCTCAACGCCGGTGCGAGCTACGTCGCCCGCACGGCCGCCGTCAACCCGAACCAGGCCAAGGAGATCCTCGTCGAAGCCATGGAGCACGACGGGTTCTCCCACGTGGACTTCCTGACCCAGTGTCCCACCTGGAACAAAGACGCCCGTCAGTACGTCCCCTACGTCGACGTCCAGGAGTCCGACGACTACGACTTCGACGTCACCGACCGGCGCGAAGCCGCCGACATGATGTACGAGACCGAGAGCGCCCTCTACGAGGGGACCGTCCTCACCGGTCGGTACTACGTCGACGAGGAGCGTCCGTCCTACCAGGAGGAAAAACGCGCCGTCGGCGAACTGCCCGACGAACCCGTCGCGGAGCGCTACTTCGACGAGGACGCCGAGTGGGAGCGCAGCTACGACCTGCTCGAACGCCACACGTAG
- the lrpA1 gene encoding HTH-type transcriptional regulator LrpA1, with product MSTQSTRDRILAVLESDAQASYADIAERADVSKPTVRKYIDELESEGVIVGYSADLDPKKLSNQLISLVGMDVASESYIEATQALKELEVVETLYSCTGDHMLLAEVRAPDGDELGTIINETILEVDGITAAHPCFLQERLK from the coding sequence ATGAGTACCCAGTCGACCCGGGACCGTATCCTCGCAGTCCTGGAGTCGGACGCGCAAGCATCCTACGCGGACATCGCCGAGCGGGCGGACGTCTCGAAGCCGACGGTTCGAAAGTACATCGACGAGCTCGAATCGGAGGGCGTCATCGTCGGCTACTCCGCCGATCTCGACCCGAAAAAACTCTCGAACCAGCTGATCTCGCTGGTCGGAATGGACGTCGCCAGCGAATCGTACATCGAGGCGACGCAGGCGCTAAAAGAACTGGAGGTCGTCGAAACGCTGTACAGCTGTACCGGCGACCACATGCTCCTGGCCGAAGTTCGCGCCCCCGACGGGGACGAGCTCGGGACGATCATCAACGAGACCATCCTCGAAGTGGACGGCATCACGGCGGCCCACCCGTGTTTTCTCCAGGAGCGGCTGAAATGA
- a CDS encoding nitrous oxide reductase accessory protein NosL produces the protein MTRRASTPTRRRRPGDRVDGPPTRRHVLAAVGVAGGSALAGCLSDPEPEASATEDRIPYSAAAVAIDDHPLSEPLRFSGENSCPVCTMTPADYLPWSCQLAHADGTGLFFESPGCLLAYRAVTRAHPTDAPIERIWFIDQDTREMFDAADGFLVKETALESQASPMSGSPVPFATEERAMAYVDDADHLDADDVLTIDDVDRELAAFYRGGRMPDSDD, from the coding sequence ATGACTCGACGGGCGAGCACACCGACACGGCGTCGTCGGCCCGGGGACCGAGTCGACGGACCGCCGACGCGGCGTCATGTCCTCGCGGCGGTTGGCGTCGCTGGCGGCAGTGCGCTCGCCGGCTGTCTGTCTGATCCGGAACCCGAGGCGTCGGCGACCGAGGATCGGATCCCCTACAGCGCGGCGGCGGTTGCCATCGACGACCACCCGCTCTCGGAACCGCTCAGGTTCTCCGGAGAGAATAGCTGTCCGGTCTGTACCATGACGCCGGCAGACTACCTCCCGTGGAGCTGTCAACTCGCCCACGCCGACGGCACCGGTCTGTTCTTCGAGTCGCCGGGGTGTCTGCTCGCCTACCGCGCCGTCACCCGGGCACACCCCACGGACGCGCCGATCGAACGTATCTGGTTCATCGATCAGGACACCCGTGAGATGTTCGACGCCGCGGACGGCTTCCTGGTGAAAGAAACCGCACTGGAGTCGCAGGCCTCACCGATGAGCGGGAGTCCGGTCCCGTTCGCGACCGAAGAACGCGCGATGGCCTACGTCGACGACGCCGACCATCTAGACGCCGACGACGTACTCACGATCGACGACGTCGACCGCGAGCTCGCGGCGTTCTATCGAGGAGGCCGGATGCCCGACTCGGACGATTGA
- a CDS encoding phospholipase D-like domain-containing protein: MSRLTVHECTTRSDPPARAFVRLGLVLLVCLAPCATASLAIADVSEPGPATFVDRSDGDSIEPEPEPSIERSDAATGHESSADRSIPVRWSEFEDPTRDSASTSDEKPCANDGSGPAGHPSTPRIVELYPNPPTHGNVGEYLVVESPPNGTSELTVSDGYATATIPADRPPGRVAVSLDPNATRALTEHPVVAFDGHLRLAADGERLTLSTPTGPVDTVTYERAPEGERWYRSIDGNVTARSPPASARGSWWPHGRTCLPVATFDGDEATAFVLPDSPTAVTDVLASADDRIRLAGYTITDESVGRTLLSALDRGVAVEVLVEASPVGGLPAATRPLLDDLDAAGATVRIIGGPGDRYAFHHPKYAVVDDQVLVTTENWKAAGVGGESSRGWGVVVTDAELAARLGDVFDADASGRDVETWSTRLPTLDFVTDGDAGFDDSGAGPGRFPETHAPATVDVNSIELLLAPDNAGDRLIELIETADESIRIVQVQVGGPNFDLLRAALDAARDGVAVDLLLDGSWYVAEENRDLAERLEAADANEGVSLDVRITDGGERFEKIHAKGLIIDDEITVLGSLNWNDNALTENREVVLVLHGRDAAHYYGAVFDGDWRESRDWSVPVSIALIVLAGLAGSILLGKRYLRFERRPSVALTSKRDGRPTTRPVTIDRGTPASTERNGAGDRSGDDGRTRGHDDELIG, encoded by the coding sequence GTGTCCCGGTTGACCGTCCACGAATGCACCACCCGATCGGACCCGCCAGCCCGCGCGTTCGTCAGACTGGGGCTCGTCCTGCTCGTCTGTCTCGCACCCTGTGCCACTGCGTCGCTCGCCATCGCGGATGTCTCCGAACCCGGGCCGGCGACGTTCGTCGATCGATCCGACGGGGATTCCATCGAACCCGAGCCGGAGCCGTCGATCGAACGATCCGACGCGGCAACCGGACACGAGTCGTCCGCCGACCGATCGATACCGGTTCGGTGGTCCGAATTCGAGGATCCGACTCGCGACAGTGCATCCACGTCTGACGAGAAACCCTGCGCGAACGACGGCAGCGGCCCTGCCGGCCACCCGTCGACGCCGCGGATCGTCGAACTCTATCCGAATCCGCCGACGCACGGCAACGTCGGCGAGTACCTGGTGGTCGAGAGTCCGCCGAACGGGACGTCGGAATTGACCGTCTCCGACGGCTACGCCACGGCGACGATCCCGGCCGATCGTCCCCCCGGTCGGGTCGCGGTCAGTCTGGATCCGAACGCGACCCGAGCGCTCACCGAACACCCCGTCGTGGCGTTCGACGGCCACCTCAGACTGGCCGCGGACGGCGAGAGACTCACCTTGTCGACGCCCACCGGACCGGTCGACACCGTCACCTACGAGCGTGCCCCCGAGGGCGAACGCTGGTATCGATCGATCGACGGGAACGTGACTGCCCGTTCGCCACCGGCCTCCGCCCGGGGGTCGTGGTGGCCGCACGGGCGGACCTGCCTGCCGGTCGCGACGTTCGACGGAGACGAGGCAACCGCGTTCGTCCTCCCGGACTCGCCCACCGCCGTAACCGACGTCCTCGCGAGCGCCGACGATCGAATTCGACTGGCCGGGTACACGATCACCGACGAATCCGTCGGGCGAACCCTCCTGTCCGCGCTGGACCGCGGCGTCGCGGTCGAGGTGCTCGTCGAGGCGAGTCCGGTCGGAGGGCTCCCCGCGGCGACGCGACCGCTCCTCGATGACCTCGACGCGGCGGGGGCCACCGTCCGGATCATCGGCGGGCCGGGCGATCGATACGCCTTCCACCACCCGAAGTACGCAGTGGTCGACGACCAGGTCCTCGTGACGACCGAAAACTGGAAGGCGGCTGGCGTCGGTGGCGAATCGAGTCGTGGCTGGGGCGTCGTCGTGACGGACGCCGAACTCGCCGCGAGGCTCGGTGACGTGTTCGACGCCGACGCGTCCGGTCGGGACGTGGAAACCTGGTCCACTCGTCTCCCGACGCTCGATTTCGTCACTGACGGAGACGCCGGTTTCGACGACTCCGGCGCAGGTCCCGGTCGCTTCCCGGAGACGCACGCACCGGCCACCGTCGACGTGAATTCGATCGAGCTCCTGCTCGCCCCCGACAACGCCGGCGATCGACTGATCGAACTCATCGAGACCGCCGACGAGTCCATCCGGATCGTACAGGTGCAGGTCGGCGGGCCGAACTTCGACTTGCTCCGGGCGGCCCTCGACGCCGCGCGCGACGGCGTCGCGGTCGACCTGCTGCTCGACGGGTCGTGGTACGTCGCCGAAGAGAACCGAGACCTGGCCGAGCGACTCGAAGCCGCCGACGCGAACGAGGGGGTATCACTCGACGTACGGATCACCGACGGCGGCGAGCGATTCGAAAAGATCCACGCGAAGGGCCTCATCATCGACGACGAGATCACCGTCCTCGGCAGTCTCAACTGGAACGACAACGCCCTGACGGAGAATCGCGAGGTCGTCCTCGTCCTCCATGGGCGAGACGCCGCACACTACTACGGAGCGGTCTTCGACGGCGACTGGCGCGAGTCCCGTGACTGGTCGGTGCCCGTCTCTATCGCGCTGATCGTGCTGGCGGGGCTGGCCGGGTCGATACTCCTCGGCAAGCGGTACCTCCGATTCGAGCGACGTCCGAGCGTGGCGCTGACGTCGAAGCGGGACGGTCGCCCGACGACGAGACCGGTGACGATCGACCGTGGTACACCGGCTTCGACTGAACGAAACGGCGCGGGGGATCGAAGCGGTGACGACGGTCGCACTCGCGGGCACGACGATGAACTGATCGGTTAA
- a CDS encoding NAD-binding protein has protein sequence MSEAAGRPDSATDWRYLLTTRGTVGLAMTVALLSVATAVVAIFTGPSDPYGPLASAVPTVVTEAAGFTGALTGFATVASAFALRRGLRAGWWATLLLMPLSAVQGLLQASPYSMPLVVLSLVSVPVLILSRHRFDAQLSLTTTQLAAGAALAGVQLYGTIGGYHLREQFDGIDTILDAFYFTLITSSTVGYGDITPNQSSEAAVLFTMSVLVLGVASFGIAVGALVGPAIQARISKTLGKMSDSQLQTLDDHVLVLGYGDLTEPIIEELVEAGLTFAVVTRDEEATEPFVAADVPVVAADPSDEEPLRRARIDRARAVVVATNDDATDALAILTARELRPDVRIVASATDRESTRKLHRAGADAVISPSQLGGHLLVRSALDGDSSAIVDRILREE, from the coding sequence ATGAGCGAGGCTGCCGGTCGGCCCGACAGCGCGACCGACTGGCGATACCTCCTGACGACCCGCGGGACCGTCGGACTCGCAATGACCGTCGCGCTCCTGTCGGTAGCGACGGCCGTCGTCGCGATCTTCACCGGACCCAGCGATCCGTACGGCCCGCTCGCGTCCGCCGTACCGACCGTCGTTACGGAAGCAGCCGGCTTTACGGGCGCTCTCACCGGGTTCGCGACCGTCGCGAGCGCCTTCGCACTCCGTCGCGGGTTACGCGCCGGCTGGTGGGCGACGCTCCTGCTCATGCCGCTTTCGGCTGTGCAGGGGCTGTTACAGGCGAGTCCCTACTCGATGCCGCTGGTCGTCCTCTCGCTGGTCTCTGTTCCGGTGTTGATCCTCTCTCGCCACCGGTTCGACGCCCAGCTCTCGTTGACGACGACACAGCTCGCAGCCGGCGCGGCCCTCGCCGGCGTCCAGCTCTACGGGACGATCGGTGGCTACCATCTCCGCGAGCAGTTCGACGGTATCGACACGATCCTCGACGCGTTTTACTTCACCCTGATCACGTCGAGTACCGTCGGTTACGGCGACATCACACCGAACCAGTCCTCCGAGGCCGCGGTCCTGTTCACCATGTCGGTGCTCGTCCTCGGTGTCGCCAGCTTCGGTATCGCCGTCGGCGCCCTCGTCGGGCCGGCGATTCAGGCGCGAATCTCGAAAACACTCGGAAAGATGTCAGACTCACAGCTCCAGACCCTAGACGACCACGTGCTCGTCCTCGGCTACGGGGACCTGACGGAACCGATCATCGAAGAACTCGTCGAAGCGGGACTCACGTTCGCCGTCGTCACCCGAGACGAGGAAGCGACAGAGCCGTTCGTCGCCGCCGACGTTCCCGTCGTCGCAGCGGATCCGAGCGACGAGGAGCCGTTGCGCCGCGCACGAATCGACCGGGCGCGTGCCGTCGTCGTCGCGACGAACGACGACGCCACCGACGCACTGGCGATCCTGACCGCACGCGAACTTCGTCCTGACGTCCGGATCGTCGCCTCGGCGACCGACCGAGAGAGTACCCGGAAGTTGCATCGCGCCGGCGCCGACGCGGTCATCAGCCCGTCACAGCTCGGGGGGCACCTCCTCGTCCGCTCGGCGCTCGACGGCGACTCCTCGGCGATCGTGGACCGCATCCTTCGCGAGGAGTAG
- a CDS encoding HalOD1 output domain-containing protein, with translation MTEANATDCGPDLGMRRGWVEYSRSTGEPASVAVVNALAQFEGTAPTAMETPLYEYIDPEALDALFASRPDETARAQGEVRFVTDTATVVVGNETVRVFERVTR, from the coding sequence ATGACAGAGGCCAACGCTACTGACTGCGGCCCAGATCTGGGGATGCGCCGTGGGTGGGTGGAGTACAGTCGATCGACCGGCGAACCGGCGAGTGTCGCCGTGGTGAACGCGCTCGCCCAGTTCGAAGGGACGGCGCCGACGGCGATGGAGACGCCCCTCTACGAGTATATCGATCCTGAAGCACTCGACGCCCTGTTCGCGTCCAGACCCGACGAAACCGCGCGCGCCCAGGGAGAGGTTCGTTTCGTCACGGACACCGCGACGGTAGTCGTCGGAAACGAGACGGTCCGCGTCTTCGAACGGGTGACGCGTTGA
- a CDS encoding carbohydrate kinase family protein: MDRCVVAGHVNWDVTLRVDSLPSVDGEATIRERRCGCGGSAANVASALAALDVDVSLVGSVGSGDCGDSVVQSLEESGVDCSGVRRIPGRETTRKYILVDDAGAVAVVGADGANEALEPAAVDPSPIRRADHVHLTSNRSETTAHAASVATSADVPVSFDPGRRIADRSIEATLPHVDVLFLSGREAETIRGTESGELSFGERTVVVTAGSDGAVVHAPDATRHHAGYTVPTTDTTGAGDAFAAGFLTAWHRDEDCDRALRVGNACGAIAASQLGAQPSLTWSRVRSVCSEHLP, encoded by the coding sequence ATGGATCGCTGCGTGGTCGCCGGTCACGTCAACTGGGACGTCACTCTCCGCGTCGATTCGCTCCCCAGTGTCGACGGTGAGGCGACGATCAGAGAGCGCCGCTGTGGCTGTGGCGGGAGCGCCGCGAACGTCGCGTCGGCGCTGGCGGCGCTAGACGTCGACGTTTCGCTCGTCGGCAGCGTCGGGAGTGGCGACTGCGGCGACAGCGTCGTCCAGTCCCTCGAGGAGTCCGGTGTCGACTGCTCGGGGGTACGGCGGATACCCGGTCGCGAGACGACGCGAAAGTACATCCTGGTCGACGACGCGGGTGCGGTCGCAGTGGTCGGTGCCGACGGCGCCAACGAAGCGCTCGAACCGGCGGCTGTCGATCCGAGTCCGATCAGGCGGGCGGACCACGTCCACCTCACGAGCAATCGGTCGGAGACGACGGCGCATGCCGCGTCGGTGGCGACCTCCGCGGACGTTCCGGTCAGCTTCGATCCCGGCCGCCGAATCGCCGATCGGTCGATCGAGGCGACCCTCCCACACGTCGACGTGCTCTTTCTGTCCGGCCGCGAGGCCGAGACGATCCGGGGGACGGAGTCGGGTGAACTGTCGTTCGGGGAACGAACGGTCGTCGTTACGGCTGGCTCCGACGGTGCCGTCGTCCACGCACCCGATGCGACGCGCCATCACGCCGGATACACCGTCCCGACGACCGACACCACGGGCGCCGGCGACGCGTTCGCGGCGGGCTTTCTCACCGCGTGGCATCGAGACGAGGACTGTGATCGCGCGCTCCGCGTCGGGAACGCGTGTGGCGCGATCGCTGCGAGCCAGCTCGGTGCCCAGCCCTCCCTCACCTGGTCGCGCGTTCGGTCTGTGTGCTCCGAACACCTGCCGTAA